The window TTTGGATAAAAGCTCCTGAAATTTCTCCCATTCTTCTTTTACTGCTTGTTCCATTCCTACGCACCTGCTTTCTCTGTTTTGCTGACTCCTCTTGATGATACTTTTTTAGATCAGTATAATCAACCGCGCCTGGTACCTGGAGCAGCATGAAGTGTCTTTCCGACCAGAAGACCCAAAAATCAAACAGTCGTGGTACTGGACTCCAAATTTACAGAGGGCTATAGTAATGCTAATTCTGGGAAGCAATATAAGGAGTGAGGATATGATCAGACACGCACGGGTTGAGGATTCGAGAGAGATATCTGAATTGTTGGATCAGCTGGGCTACTCAAATACCGGGTCCTTTATTAAAGAAAATATAGAAAGGCTGCTTGCTCATCCTGATGAAATGCTGATGGTTTATGAAGATGAAGGACGCGTGGCTGCCTGTATTTCGTTGCATTTTATTCCCCAGTTAGCACTTATAGGGGATATTGCCTGCATAAGCTATCTTATCGTTGATGAAACCACAAGAGGTAAAGGAATCGGCCAAAAAATTGAAGAGTATGCCAGCAGGGTCGCTAAACAAAGAAACTGCGACAGAATTCAGGTTCATTGTCATTCCCGCAGAAATGACGCGCACCGCTTTTATGACCGGCAGGGCTTTTCTGAGTCTCCAAAATATTTTTCAAAGATGTTATAACGATCGGCATTATGAAGAATCTAGGAATATTCGGGGATATTGACGTGTGTTAATTATAATCCGTATAATCATTTCAAAGCATTCAGCTTCAAATTTGAAATATTTCATCTAATCACTCATACTCAAGGAGCGTGAACAGAACATGAACATTCAAGTTACGCCGCTGGCAGAGAGGAAGCTGAAGGAGAGGCTTGACGGCACCTGAGTATCCTCAAGTCCTGCAGGAAGTAGCTGCGAAACAACAGCCCGTTAGACCTTACGTACATACGTTAAGGCTCAATAAATACTTTTAAGTGTACGCTTTTGAAGCGAGTTGTGTAGGAAGTACGCTAAAGAAGATACACACAAAAACTTTTAGGAGGAAGAATGATCATGACTCAAATATCGGATATTTTGAATTTTAATAAGAACTTTGTAGAGAAAAAGGAATATGAAGCCTATCTGACCAGCCGCTTTCCGGATAAAAAAATGATCATCATCACGTGTATGGATACACGGCTGGTAGAGCTTTTGCCGAAAGCGATGAATTTCAAAAATGGTGATGTCAAAATCATCAAAAACGCCGGTGCGATCATCTCCCAGCCTTTCGGATCGGTAATGCGCAGCGTAATGGTTGCACTGTACGAACTGGATGCGGATGAAGTGGTTGTGGTCGGACACCATGAATGCGGCATGGCTTCACTGAACGCGGACAAAATGATCAATTCGATTAAGGAACGCGGTGTTTCCGAAGAAGTGCTGTC of the Paenibacillus pedocola genome contains:
- a CDS encoding beta-class carbonic anhydrase produces the protein MTQISDILNFNKNFVEKKEYEAYLTSRFPDKKMIIITCMDTRLVELLPKAMNFKNGDVKIIKNAGAIISQPFGSVMRSVMVALYELDADEVVVVGHHECGMASLNADKMINSIKERGVSEEVLSTLENSGIKLTKWLRGFDNVEEGVIQTVELIKRHPLLPPNIPVHGMIIDPATGALELVSDGYVENKATL
- a CDS encoding GNAT family N-acetyltransferase, yielding MIRHARVEDSREISELLDQLGYSNTGSFIKENIERLLAHPDEMLMVYEDEGRVAACISLHFIPQLALIGDIACISYLIVDETTRGKGIGQKIEEYASRVAKQRNCDRIQVHCHSRRNDAHRFYDRQGFSESPKYFSKML